A window from Megalobrama amblycephala isolate DHTTF-2021 linkage group LG21, ASM1881202v1, whole genome shotgun sequence encodes these proteins:
- the tbl1xr1a gene encoding F-box-like/WD repeat-containing protein TBL1XR1a — MSISSDEVNFLVYRYLQESGFSHSAFTFGIESHISQSNINGALVPPAALISIIQKGLQYVEAEVSINEDGTLFDGRPIESLSLIDAVMPDVVQTRQQAYRDKLAQQQAAAAPSATSANMQGNAKNGENTANGEENGAHALPNNHADMMEVDVDVEIPQNKAMVLRGHESEVFICAWNPVSDLLASGSGDSTARIWNLSENSSSSSTQLVLRHCIREGGQDVPSNKDVTSLDWNSEGTLLATGSYDGFARIWTKDGNLASTLGQHKGPIFALKWNKKGNFILSAGVDKTTIIWDAHTGEAKQQFPFHSAPALDVDWQSNNTFASCSTDMCIHVCKLGQDRPIKTFQGHTNEVNAIKWDPTGNLLASCSDDMTLKIWSMKQDTCVHDLQAHSKEIYTIKWSPTGPGTNNPNANLMLASASFDSTVRLWDVDRGICIHTLTKHQEPVYSVAFSPDGRHLASGSFDKCVHIWNTQTGALVHSYRGTGGIFEVCWNAAGDKVGASASDGSVCVLDLRK; from the exons ATGAGTATTAGCAGCGATGAGGTCAACTTCCTGGTGTATAGATACCTGCAGGAGTCAG GGTTTTCCCACTCGGCCTTCACATTCGGCATCGAGAGCCACATCAGTCAGTCTAACATCAACGGCGCCCTAGTGCCCCCTGCTGCCCTGATTTCCATCATCCAGAAAGGCCTGCAGTATGTGGAGGCTGAAGTCAGCATCAATGAG GACGGCACACTGTTCGATGGGCGGCCAATTGAATCTCTGTCATTAATTGACGCGGTGATGCCTGATGTCGTACAAACCCGGCAGCAGGCGTACCGAGACAAACTGGCCCAGCAACAGGCCGCCGCAGCGCCCTCTGCAACCAGCGCCAATATGCAGGGTAACGCCAAAAATGGAGAGAACACCGCAAATGGAGAGGAGAACGGTGCACACGCCTTACCTA ATAACCATGCAGACATGATGGAGGTTGACGTGGATGTGGAGATCCCTCAGAATAAAGCCATGGTCCTGAGAGGTCACGAGTCAGAGGTCTTCATCTGCGCCTGGAACCCCGTCAGTGACCTGCTTGCCTCCGG GTCTGGAGACTCGACAGCACGTATCTGGAATCTGAGCGAGAACAGCAGTAGTAGCTCTACACAGCTCGTCCTGAGGCACTGCATACGGGAAGGTGGCCAAGATGTGCCCAGCAACAAAGACGTCACATCGTTAGACTGGAAC AGTGAAGGTACACTATTAGCAACAGGCTCCTATGATGGCTTTGCAAGAATATGGACTAAAGATG GTAATCTGGCCAGTACCCTGGGGCAACATAAAGGTCCAATTTTCGCATTAAAATGGAACAAAAAAGGAAACTTTATCCTCAGCGCCGGTGTTGATAAG ACAACAATCATTTGGGATGCTCACACAGGGGAAGCCAAACAGCAGTTCCCGTTTCATTCAG CACCCGCTCTGGACGTAGACTGGCAGAGTAACAACACGTTTGCCTCTTGTAGCACAGACATGTGCATCCATGTGTGCAAACTGGGCCAGGACCGACCCATTAAGACATTCCAAGGACACACA AATGAAGTTAATGCAATCAAATGGGATCCGACTGGCAACCTGCTGGCGTCGTGTTCTGATGATATGACTCTGAAG ATCTGGAGTATGAAACAGGACACTTGTGTTCATGATTTGCAAGCTCACAGCAAAGAAATCTACACTATCAAATGGAGCCCCACAGGTCCAGGAACCAACAACCCCAATGCCAATCTAATGCTGGCCAG TGCTTCCTTTGACTCCACTGTTCGGCTTTGGGACGTAGATCGAGGCATCTGCATCCACACACTAACCAAACACCAGGAGCCCGTGTACAGCGTGGCCTTTAGCCCTGACGGACGCCATCTAGCCAGCGGTTCTTTCGACAAGTGTGTCCACATCTGGAACACACAG ACTGGTGCTTTAGTCCATAGCTACAGAGGGACAGGGGGCATTTTTGAAGTTTGCTGGAATGCAGCAGGAGACAAAGTAGGAGCAAGTGCGTCGGACGGCTCT GTTTGTGTATTAGATCTGCGGAAATAG